One Pleurocapsa sp. PCC 7327 DNA segment encodes these proteins:
- a CDS encoding glycoside hydrolase family protein, with product MANRLAGWKLLGLFGAIALPIWWFNFRTDERGDRQLPRSPNIYKTQPLVMKGGDPYIRALMRTITASEANVAQPYHVLYGGKYVADLSDHPNRCVPIATEPNIGQCSTAAGRYQFLNITWYEKAERYHPNPSNFLWWQSYSFEPKYQDAVVYAWLSDPQAWGVDISQRLRKGELEEVLRLLSGTWTSLGYGIESNSMSPYLSQIYKKVLREELKSSQV from the coding sequence TTGGCTAATCGTTTAGCTGGCTGGAAACTTCTTGGTCTGTTCGGCGCGATCGCTCTGCCGATTTGGTGGTTTAATTTCAGGACTGACGAACGCGGCGATCGCCAACTGCCCAGATCCCCAAACATTTACAAAACTCAACCGCTAGTCATGAAAGGCGGCGACCCTTATATTCGCGCCCTGATGCGCACGATTACCGCTAGCGAAGCTAATGTCGCCCAACCTTACCACGTTCTCTATGGCGGTAAGTACGTGGCAGATTTGAGCGACCATCCCAATCGCTGCGTCCCCATCGCGACGGAACCGAATATCGGTCAGTGCTCGACTGCCGCAGGACGCTATCAGTTTCTCAATATCACTTGGTACGAAAAAGCCGAACGCTATCATCCCAACCCGTCAAACTTTTTGTGGTGGCAATCCTACAGTTTTGAGCCAAAATACCAAGATGCCGTCGTATACGCTTGGCTGTCCGATCCCCAGGCGTGGGGAGTCGATATTTCCCAGCGCTTGAGAAAGGGGGAATTAGAAGAAGTTTTGCGCCTGCTATCCGGGACTTGGACAAGTTTGGGATACGGCATAGAATCCAACTCCATGAGTCCCTACTTATCCCAGATTTATAAAAAGGTTTTGAGGGAGGAGTTAAAGAGTTCGCAGGTTTGA
- the rseP gene encoding RIP metalloprotease RseP: MSVLAAIAVLALLIVVHELGHFAAARFQGIRVNRFSIGFGPVLLKYQGSETEYAIRAFPLGGYVGFPDDDPDSEIPADDPNLLRNRPILDRAIVISAGVIANLVFAYFLLVGQVATVGIQDFRAGVAVPQVLPETASVAVKAGIQAGDIIVSVNGRDLGASPDAITSLRETIQNSPNVPLNLIVQRGQETLALTVKPELGSDGKGKIGVMLSPNVGTRRPQGIGEVLVLSADAYQNLASLTAKGFWQLISNFKENAEQVAGPVKIVEYGANIARNDAGNLFQFAALISINLAIINILPLPALDGGQLVFLLVEGLRGKPLPRTIQEGIMQTGLVLLLSLGVFLIVRDTASLAFFQELFQ; the protein is encoded by the coding sequence ATGTCAGTTTTGGCAGCGATCGCCGTCTTGGCGCTTTTAATTGTCGTTCACGAATTAGGTCATTTTGCAGCAGCACGGTTTCAAGGCATTCGCGTCAATCGTTTCTCCATCGGTTTCGGTCCAGTCCTCCTCAAATATCAAGGCTCCGAAACCGAATACGCCATCCGCGCTTTTCCTCTCGGCGGTTACGTTGGTTTTCCCGATGACGACCCCGATAGCGAAATCCCTGCCGATGACCCTAACTTACTTCGCAATCGTCCGATTCTCGATCGGGCGATCGTGATTAGCGCGGGAGTTATCGCTAATCTAGTCTTCGCTTATTTCCTCCTAGTTGGTCAAGTAGCCACCGTAGGCATACAAGACTTTCGAGCAGGCGTTGCCGTTCCCCAAGTCCTGCCAGAAACTGCCTCTGTGGCTGTCAAGGCTGGAATTCAAGCAGGCGACATCATTGTATCGGTTAACGGGCGAGATCTCGGCGCATCGCCGGATGCGATTACTTCCCTCAGAGAAACCATTCAGAATTCTCCTAATGTACCGCTTAATCTAATAGTTCAAAGAGGTCAAGAAACCTTAGCCCTAACCGTAAAGCCAGAACTCGGTAGCGATGGCAAAGGAAAAATCGGAGTAATGCTATCGCCAAATGTAGGGACTCGTCGTCCTCAAGGGATTGGTGAAGTGCTTGTCTTGAGTGCCGATGCCTATCAAAACCTTGCCAGTTTAACCGCTAAAGGATTTTGGCAGTTAATTAGTAACTTTAAGGAAAATGCCGAGCAAGTGGCAGGTCCCGTCAAAATTGTCGAATATGGTGCCAATATTGCTCGTAACGATGCAGGAAATCTTTTTCAATTTGCAGCGCTAATTAGTATTAACCTAGCAATTATCAATATCTTACCCCTACCCGCTCTCGACGGCGGTCAGTTGGTATTTTTGCTAGTTGAAGGATTGCGCGGTAAACCCCTGCCAAGAACGATTCAGGAGGGAATTATGCAAACCGGATTGGTTCTCTTGTTGAGTTTAGGCGTTTTTCTCATCGTTCGGGATACCGCCAGTTTAGCCTTTTTTCAGGAATTGTTTCAATAG
- the nth gene encoding endonuclease III, which yields MASITRKFASKKQRALEILVLLKRLYPDATCSLTYASPVQLLVATILSAQCTDERVNQVTPELFARFPDAVSLANADREELENLIRSTGFYRNKAKNIQGACQKIIDEFGGEVPKQMEKLLSLPGVARKTANVVLAHAYGINQGVTVDTHVKRLSRRLGLTKETDPVKIERDLMKLLPQPDWEDFSIRMIYHGRAVCKARNPNCRACKLAHLCPSAKTFEPTLTQKAPALLAE from the coding sequence GTGGCAAGTATTACGCGCAAATTTGCCTCGAAAAAACAACGGGCATTGGAGATTCTCGTTCTACTCAAACGCCTCTATCCCGATGCTACCTGTAGCCTAACCTATGCAAGCCCAGTCCAATTGTTAGTGGCTACGATTCTGTCGGCTCAATGTACCGACGAACGAGTCAATCAAGTTACTCCAGAACTATTTGCTCGCTTTCCCGATGCCGTTTCTTTGGCAAATGCCGATCGCGAAGAACTAGAAAACCTAATCCGTTCGACGGGATTTTATCGCAATAAAGCCAAAAACATCCAAGGAGCCTGTCAAAAAATTATCGATGAATTTGGCGGCGAAGTCCCGAAACAGATGGAAAAGCTACTATCGCTCCCCGGCGTTGCCAGAAAGACGGCAAATGTCGTCCTCGCTCATGCCTACGGGATTAACCAAGGCGTAACCGTCGATACTCATGTCAAGCGTTTGAGCAGGCGGCTAGGTTTGACGAAAGAAACCGACCCAGTCAAGATCGAACGAGATTTAATGAAGCTTTTGCCCCAACCCGATTGGGAAGATTTTTCCATTAGAATGATTTACCACGGTCGAGCAGTCTGTAAAGCGAGAAACCCCAATTGCAGGGCCTGCAAATTGGCTCACTTATGTCCTTCCGCCAAGACGTTCGAGCCGACACTAACTCAGAAAGCTCCTGCACTGCTGGCAGAATAA
- the rpsN gene encoding 30S ribosomal protein S14, producing MAKKSMIEREKKRSRLIAKYAAKRAELKEQFRKAETLDEKIEIHRQLQQLPRNSARNRHRNRCMVTGRPRAYYRDFGLSRNVLREWAHQGLLPGVVKSSW from the coding sequence ATGGCAAAAAAATCTATGATCGAGCGCGAGAAAAAGCGCAGTCGTTTGATCGCTAAATATGCTGCTAAACGAGCTGAATTAAAAGAGCAGTTCCGTAAAGCTGAAACCTTAGACGAAAAAATCGAAATCCATCGCCAACTACAACAATTGCCTCGCAATAGCGCTCGCAATCGCCACCGCAACCGTTGTATGGTCACAGGCAGACCTAGAGCTTACTACCGCGATTTCGGACTGTCTCGTAACGTGCTGAGGGAATGGGCGCACCAAGGATTATTACCCGGCGTGGTTAAGTCTAGCTGGTAA
- the aat gene encoding leucyl/phenylalanyl-tRNA--protein transferase: MDIASIIQGYAQGYFLMADESGKLGWYTSHQRTLIPLDDRFRYPKSLRRVLNQKRFTVAINRDFQAVCEGCANRKTTWISPELMKIYLALHQAGWAYSFETWQGDCLAGGILGIVIRGAFIGESMFYRIPEGSKVAMVKLVEHLRERGFVLFDAQLQNPHLERFGSYLVSDKEYQILLRKALARQCKFA, translated from the coding sequence GTGGATATTGCGTCTATTATACAGGGGTACGCCCAAGGCTATTTTCTGATGGCGGACGAATCAGGGAAATTAGGCTGGTATACTAGCCATCAGAGAACGCTAATTCCCCTCGACGATCGCTTTCGCTATCCCAAGTCTTTGCGCCGCGTTTTAAACCAGAAACGTTTTACAGTAGCAATTAATCGAGATTTCCAAGCAGTATGTGAAGGATGTGCCAATCGCAAAACGACGTGGATTTCCCCCGAATTGATGAAAATTTATCTTGCACTTCACCAAGCCGGTTGGGCGTATAGCTTTGAAACTTGGCAAGGCGACTGCTTGGCAGGCGGAATTTTAGGGATCGTCATCCGAGGAGCGTTTATCGGAGAATCGATGTTTTATCGCATTCCTGAAGGGTCAAAAGTAGCGATGGTAAAGCTAGTCGAACATCTTAGAGAGCGAGGATTTGTTCTCTTTGACGCTCAATTACAAAATCCTCACTTAGAACGATTTGGCTCTTATCTCGTCAGCGATAAAGAATACCAAATTTTGCTACGCAAGGCGTTGGCGCGTCAATGCAAATTTGCATAG
- a CDS encoding nitric-oxide reductase large subunit, which yields MTDSTLDINVAARARSRSFDFPAWLVLICILSFSALLAAGAAIWKNAPPVPEIIRSPQQAIIITQAEIQAGQETYLARGGQHIGSVWGHGSYLAPDWTADVLHRWGLATAGVLYDGKPDFSQEELEALSAPERASLIAKTSEQFKTNRYDLQTHELILTSEQTQGLQKVFDDYRELLARGSAIHSIPNGWFKDETQIHNVTAFFVWTAWAAAATRPGAPFSYTANWPHDDLVGNLAPGQFLVWSIVSVVVLIAGIGAFLFVYLQQEETEEIQPVPTRPAVRIPTPSQKVTSLFFGVAMALFLTQILMGMFTAHYAVEGEGFYGIPLARFLPYAASRTWHLQFALFWIATCWLAAGLYFAPRFGNYEPKYQAVGNTILLVALAVVVVGSAIGTWEAVTGVLDVKSSFFWGHQGYEYIELGRVWQLLLIGAMIFWVWLMYRAFKPALRLEKNPTGLSHFFLYSAITIPLFYSVGLAYSNRTPLSLAEYWRWWVVHLWVEGFFEVFATVAIAYLCSELGFLKKSSALRATYLTTILYLGSGIIGTLHHLYFSGTPSFIAAVGSVFSALEVVPLALIGFEILRTLKLSQEAEGFYRWPLRFFIATCFWNLVGAGIFGFLINPPIVLYYSQGLNTTPIHAHAALFGVYGCLALALMLFALREFAPEPAWNEKLLRFAFWTINGGLVGMLVFGLIPNGFYQLVRSIEQGTWFARSAEVIGSPWMRWTVWLRIPGDVIFAIGALTMFIFTVRAIVAIFHFPVQTIQPKLEASR from the coding sequence ATGACCGATTCAACCTTAGACATCAACGTTGCCGCCAGGGCGCGATCGCGCTCTTTTGATTTCCCTGCTTGGCTGGTATTGATTTGCATTCTCTCTTTTAGCGCTCTGTTGGCAGCAGGGGCAGCAATCTGGAAAAATGCTCCCCCCGTGCCGGAAATCATCAGATCTCCCCAACAAGCAATCATCATTACTCAAGCAGAAATTCAAGCCGGACAGGAAACCTATCTGGCTCGTGGGGGGCAGCATATTGGTAGCGTCTGGGGGCATGGCAGCTATCTCGCTCCCGATTGGACTGCCGACGTACTTCATCGCTGGGGTTTGGCGACTGCTGGCGTACTATACGACGGCAAGCCCGATTTTTCTCAGGAGGAGCTAGAGGCTTTATCAGCGCCAGAGCGAGCCAGTTTAATCGCGAAAACGAGCGAACAGTTCAAAACCAACCGCTACGATCTGCAAACCCACGAACTGATTCTCACCAGCGAACAAACCCAAGGCTTGCAGAAGGTTTTTGACGACTATCGCGAGTTATTAGCTCGCGGTTCGGCAATCCACTCCATTCCCAACGGTTGGTTTAAGGACGAGACTCAAATCCACAACGTTACAGCTTTCTTTGTCTGGACTGCTTGGGCAGCAGCAGCGACTCGTCCGGGTGCCCCTTTTTCCTACACTGCCAACTGGCCCCATGATGACTTAGTTGGCAATCTGGCACCGGGACAATTTCTTGTCTGGTCGATTGTATCGGTAGTCGTTCTCATTGCTGGCATTGGGGCATTTTTGTTTGTTTACTTGCAGCAAGAAGAAACCGAAGAAATTCAGCCCGTACCGACTCGTCCGGCGGTTCGCATTCCCACGCCCAGCCAAAAAGTTACCTCCTTATTTTTTGGGGTGGCGATGGCGCTGTTTTTGACTCAAATTTTGATGGGGATGTTCACTGCCCACTATGCAGTGGAAGGAGAGGGGTTTTATGGCATCCCGCTAGCTCGATTTCTTCCTTATGCAGCCTCGCGCACTTGGCACTTGCAATTCGCCCTATTTTGGATCGCCACTTGCTGGCTGGCAGCCGGACTTTATTTCGCTCCCCGTTTCGGGAATTACGAACCCAAATATCAAGCGGTTGGTAATACCATTCTCCTCGTCGCTTTAGCGGTTGTTGTCGTCGGTTCTGCAATTGGCACTTGGGAGGCGGTAACTGGCGTTTTGGACGTAAAGAGTAGTTTCTTTTGGGGACACCAAGGGTATGAATACATCGAACTGGGACGGGTTTGGCAATTGCTACTCATCGGTGCCATGATATTTTGGGTGTGGCTGATGTACCGCGCCTTCAAACCCGCTCTGCGCCTAGAAAAAAATCCCACGGGCTTGAGTCACTTTTTCCTCTACAGTGCCATTACCATTCCTCTGTTTTACTCGGTCGGCTTGGCATATAGCAATCGCACTCCTTTGAGCCTTGCCGAGTATTGGCGCTGGTGGGTAGTTCATCTCTGGGTGGAAGGCTTTTTTGAAGTATTTGCCACGGTCGCTATTGCCTATCTGTGCAGCGAACTAGGCTTTCTGAAAAAGTCTTCGGCTTTGCGGGCGACTTATCTGACGACCATTTTGTATCTGGGCAGTGGCATTATCGGCACGCTGCACCACCTGTATTTTTCGGGAACGCCCTCCTTCATTGCCGCAGTGGGATCGGTATTTTCAGCGTTGGAAGTCGTGCCTCTGGCACTGATCGGGTTTGAGATCTTGAGGACGCTTAAACTCTCCCAGGAAGCGGAAGGGTTTTATCGCTGGCCGTTGCGCTTTTTTATCGCTACCTGCTTCTGGAATTTGGTGGGTGCGGGCATATTTGGCTTCTTAATCAACCCGCCAATCGTGCTGTATTATTCTCAGGGATTGAATACCACGCCCATTCACGCCCACGCTGCCCTGTTTGGAGTTTACGGCTGTCTGGCACTGGCGCTAATGCTGTTTGCTCTGAGGGAATTCGCCCCCGAACCTGCCTGGAATGAGAAGTTGCTGCGCTTTGCTTTCTGGACGATTAACGGTGGCTTAGTCGGCATGTTGGTGTTTGGTCTGATTCCCAATGGTTTCTATCAACTGGTTCGGTCGATCGAGCAGGGAACCTGGTTTGCTCGCAGTGCTGAAGTCATCGGCAGTCCTTGGATGCGATGGACGGTATGGCTGCGGATTCCAGGAGATGTCATTTTTGCCATCGGCGCGCTGACAATGTTTATCTTTACCGTAAGGGCAATTGTTGCCATCTTCCACTTTCCGGTACAAACCATCCAACCAAAGTTAGAGGCTTCAAGGTAA
- a CDS encoding HetP family heterocyst commitment protein: MGQQLAYSQAKQTKAMTNEQFEQIVEAILAGKYSWACVLILRFAGYNPLHYIPYRTYNRLLKDNCLQGKSTQAQPDVASVIKSSHGLSLERVAQIDDLNFTEEVDRNSTKVRGGMGIFEYFWR; the protein is encoded by the coding sequence ATGGGCCAACAACTCGCTTATAGCCAAGCCAAACAGACCAAAGCTATGACCAACGAACAGTTCGAGCAAATTGTCGAAGCAATCCTAGCTGGAAAATACTCTTGGGCGTGCGTTCTTATTCTGCGCTTTGCTGGTTACAATCCCCTTCACTACATTCCTTACCGCACCTACAATCGACTGCTCAAAGATAACTGCTTGCAGGGCAAGTCAACTCAAGCACAACCAGATGTCGCCTCAGTCATCAAATCTAGCCACGGTCTATCGCTTGAGCGAGTCGCGCAAATCGACGATCTTAATTTCACCGAAGAAGTCGATCGCAACAGTACGAAAGTTCGCGGTGGCATGGGAATTTTTGAATATTTTTGGCGTTAA
- a CDS encoding right-handed parallel beta-helix repeat-containing protein has translation MTDYYVSTTGSDTNNNSGTIDRPFATLTRAISQVKPGDTIYVRGGVYYPENGIWLGENRSGTEDARIAIRAFEGEKPILDGSKLPKGSSLVHLDGQYIDFEGFEVRYAPKNGISVWGGDDIRILNNTVHNTWDTGIFVGYDRSDARPTNILIDDNTVYRATLKSQARDFYGGWGQGISGFGNNITITDNRVFNNFGEGIGISGSKNRASGNVVYDNYAVEMYVLNATDSVLENNLIYNTGNREFWRSQDGGKTWHPSAGIQMGNEFSSTNVLGSELDRNVVRNNIVIGGSAGFFYGNYEKGGGLRNTQVINNTFYQGTQELLHVDEDEGHVNTTFANNIFHQTNGRIMAYMPSLDGLNFQRNLWYDSSARMETASVEGASSDLQADPLLVKPGGFKAEDYQLRKGSPAIDAGTSQNAPANDYLGGARPVNGCHDIGAWEFTGSNPIPASTEASDDTPTTSGTGNDTLGGEAGDDTLIGGSGNDLLKGGAGNDTLIGGSGSDRFYFDINSAFNRAVIGVDRIRDFASKTDKIILDRTTFTELSGTAKEFAAVANETTAATSAAKIVYSRSTGNLFYNPNSSANGFGSGGQFAVLSNIPTLTASDFLIQA, from the coding sequence ATGACCGACTACTACGTTTCAACAACAGGTAGCGACACCAACAATAATTCTGGAACGATTGACCGTCCGTTTGCCACCTTAACCCGTGCTATTTCCCAAGTGAAACCAGGCGATACAATCTATGTGCGCGGTGGCGTTTATTATCCCGAAAACGGAATCTGGTTAGGTGAGAATCGTTCTGGCACCGAGGATGCTCGCATCGCCATTCGCGCTTTCGAGGGCGAAAAACCTATCCTAGATGGCAGCAAGTTGCCCAAAGGGTCTTCTCTCGTTCACCTTGACGGTCAATATATCGATTTTGAAGGCTTTGAAGTTCGTTACGCTCCGAAGAATGGGATCTCTGTTTGGGGAGGCGATGATATACGTATCTTAAATAATACCGTACATAATACCTGGGATACGGGGATCTTTGTCGGTTACGATCGGTCTGACGCTCGCCCGACAAATATTCTAATTGATGACAACACGGTGTATCGCGCTACCCTCAAGAGCCAAGCTCGTGATTTCTACGGAGGTTGGGGTCAGGGAATTAGCGGTTTTGGCAACAACATTACGATTACCGATAACCGAGTCTTTAATAACTTCGGTGAAGGAATTGGTATTTCTGGCAGTAAAAATAGAGCCTCTGGAAATGTCGTCTACGACAATTACGCGGTCGAAATGTACGTGTTGAACGCGACCGATTCCGTGTTGGAAAACAATCTCATCTATAACACGGGAAATCGCGAGTTTTGGCGCAGCCAAGATGGAGGAAAAACTTGGCACCCATCGGCAGGAATACAGATGGGCAATGAATTTTCCAGTACTAATGTTCTAGGATCCGAGCTCGATCGCAATGTTGTCCGCAACAACATCGTCATTGGTGGGTCAGCAGGTTTTTTCTATGGCAATTACGAAAAAGGCGGCGGTCTGAGAAACACCCAGGTGATTAACAACACCTTCTATCAAGGCACCCAGGAGTTACTTCACGTTGACGAGGATGAGGGTCACGTTAATACCACCTTTGCTAACAACATTTTCCATCAAACGAATGGAAGGATAATGGCTTATATGCCTAGTCTTGACGGTCTCAATTTTCAGCGCAATCTGTGGTATGATAGCTCAGCAAGAATGGAAACGGCTTCTGTAGAGGGAGCGAGTTCTGACTTACAAGCCGATCCCTTATTAGTCAAACCGGGTGGCTTTAAAGCCGAAGATTATCAATTGCGGAAAGGCTCCCCTGCCATCGACGCTGGAACTTCTCAAAATGCTCCCGCTAACGACTATTTAGGCGGCGCGCGCCCGGTTAACGGTTGCCATGACATCGGAGCTTGGGAATTTACTGGCAGCAATCCTATTCCTGCTAGCACTGAAGCTAGTGACGATACGCCCACGACGAGTGGCACGGGCAATGACACTCTCGGGGGTGAGGCTGGCGATGACACCCTCATTGGCGGCAGTGGCAACGATCTTCTAAAAGGCGGCGCGGGCAATGACACCCTCATTGGCGGCAGTGGCAGCGATCGCTTCTACTTCGACATAAACAGTGCTTTCAATCGAGCCGTTATTGGCGTTGACCGCATTAGGGATTTTGCCTCTAAAACTGACAAAATTATTCTCGATCGCACTACGTTCACGGAATTAAGCGGCACTGCAAAAGAGTTTGCTGCTGTTGCCAACGAGACGACAGCAGCCACTAGCGCCGCCAAGATCGTCTATAGTCGCTCTACCGGAAATTTGTTCTACAATCCTAATAGCTCTGCCAACGGTTTTGGATCGGGAGGACAGTTTGCTGTGTTGAGTAATATTCCAACGCTTACCGCCTCTGATTTTCTCATTCAAGCCTAG